The window AGCTTGATGATAAGACAAAATGGCCATCATTCACTTCAGCCAGCGCCGCCTGTGTCCGGCGGTCGCACTGTTCCTCCTGGGCGGTCCAGGCTGACAGTACTTGATTCATAATCCAGCCGCGAGAACGCCTAAGCCGAACTGCCAATTGATCCACTTTTTGTGTAAGTCGTATGGGGACGTGCGCGTAAGCACGCGTGTTTCGGCTTTAGGAAAAATATTCACCTTCAGGCATATATGAATCCTACTGTTTACTGTTAAACAGTTCAAGCCATATGCCATGACCCGAGCGAAGCCTTCGTATACTCAATGCAACAAATATGCCGAAGATTTTTCTCCACCAGGACATAGCCACCATAACAGTTACTCCCCCGCCCTTGTTTTTTTCCGCCGATTTGCAATAAACCGCGCTTTCTTCTCCTTATTTCCACAGGTACCCATATCGCACCATCTGCGGCTACGACTTTGGCTGGTATCGAAGAATGCCGCCTGGCAGCTTGGTGAGGCACACAAGGCTAATTTGCCATCTCGTTCGCCTGCCAGAATGCTGATTGCATCGGCGGCGATCACACCCAGAGCATCGTCCACACGGGATGCCGATCCCAGCTTCCACTGACGTCTACCTTCGCGTGTAAGAAACGCTGCAGCCTTACCCGCAGCGCTAAATTTATTGATGCTCAGAACAGCATGTGCAGGCAGCGGCTCGCCGTTCGCCGCAGCCGTTGCAGCGGCATGAATAGCCTCTCGTAGTTCCCGCGCGCGATTGTACTGATCAGTCGTACACGTCTCCACATTCAGACCATATTCCGCGAGCCAATCGATAAACCGCTGCGGTGTAGGAATACGCTCGATAGGATCACCACAACGCTCGGACAACGTCCCGGTAAAGCTGGTTGCCAACACACTACCGAGGCGAAAATCAGGATATTCAGTACGCATAGAACCACCTTAGCTGGTTGACGTTATGATTGATCACATATTACAACCATCTTAGCCGGTTCGCAATAGTGCCTGCCCGGCGCCACCTACGCGAGGAGACTTTATGCCTAGTCTGACCAGCGAAGTACAAGCCTTTGAAGCCCACGCAAGCGATGCAGACCTGAACGAACTGCGTGCCCGATTAGCCGCAGCACGACTGCCAGAGCGCGAAACAGTCTATCGTCCCGCCCCCGACCCGCGCCGCTGGGACCAGGGCGTTCCACTGGCAGACCTGATCGATGTCGTGAACTACTGGCGCACCGAGTATGACTGGCGCCCTTTCGAAGCACGCCTTAACCAAATCGGCCAGTTCCGCACCACTATCGATGGCCTGGGAATTCACTTCCTGCACCGCAGGTCCCAACGACCTGATGCCACGCCCCTGATCCTCACGCACGGCTGGCCCGGCAGCGTCGCCGAGTTTGTCGACATCATCGAAGAACTGGCCGACCCAAAAGACGCAGACACACCCGCATTCCACGTTGTGGCCCCCTCCCTGCCCGGCTTTGGCTATAGCGACAAGCCGACCTCCACCGGCTGGGGAACCGAGAAAATCGCTGCCACCTGGGTAGAACTCATGGGAAGACTGGGCTACAACAAGTTCGCAGCCCACGGCAGCGACTGGGGCGGCGTCATCACCACCATCATGGCCGGGCGGTTTTCGGACCACGTTCTTGGCATCCACTCAACGCTCGCGCAAGCACCTCCAGGATTGACAGCAGACGGACTGACGCCGACCGAGCGTAAATGGACCGAAGACACCCGCGACTTCTGGCGCTACCGCGCCGCATACGCCAAGCAACAGGCCACTCGCCCGCAAACCATAGGCTACGCACTCGTCGACTCCCCGGTCGCACTACTTGCGTGGATTCTGGACAAATTCTATGAATGGACAGATAGCGAAGACAGCCCGTTTGAGCGAATTTCCCTGGACCGC of the Advenella mimigardefordensis DPN7 genome contains:
- a CDS encoding CGNR zinc finger domain-containing protein, with translation MRTEYPDFRLGSVLATSFTGTLSERCGDPIERIPTPQRFIDWLAEYGLNVETCTTDQYNRARELREAIHAAATAAANGEPLPAHAVLSINKFSAAGKAAAFLTREGRRQWKLGSASRVDDALGVIAADAISILAGERDGKLALCASPSCQAAFFDTSQSRSRRWCDMGTCGNKEKKARFIANRRKKTRAGE
- a CDS encoding epoxide hydrolase family protein, which produces MPSLTSEVQAFEAHASDADLNELRARLAAARLPERETVYRPAPDPRRWDQGVPLADLIDVVNYWRTEYDWRPFEARLNQIGQFRTTIDGLGIHFLHRRSQRPDATPLILTHGWPGSVAEFVDIIEELADPKDADTPAFHVVAPSLPGFGYSDKPTSTGWGTEKIAATWVELMGRLGYNKFAAHGSDWGGVITTIMAGRFSDHVLGIHSTLAQAPPGLTADGLTPTERKWTEDTRDFWRYRAAYAKQQATRPQTIGYALVDSPVALLAWILDKFYEWTDSEDSPFERISLDRILDNVTLYWLTRSGASAARIYYESHDSLDPELRVDVPAAISIYPRDIEKCPRPWAQERYRRIVRWNEPEAGGHFPALEVTKAFVRDLREGLGVVVPHGRPA